In a genomic window of Oryzias melastigma strain HK-1 unplaced genomic scaffold, ASM292280v2 sc00313, whole genome shotgun sequence:
- the LOC112139892 gene encoding myeloid-associated differentiation marker homolog yields the protein MPVIVFPSSRLFWVRVAALLFSCVAFSVASKGVFLSRGGMFDWCMFCWVFSFTCTLLVLLVELCGLQTRIPVSWTNFPITVACYAALLCLSASVIFPWFYIRNHTYYDNKIYDYRITATVFSCLSTVVYLGEVILSKARPGEVAGYMATAPGLLKVCQTFVACVIFILVSNPVSYKGYPPLQWCMAVYCICFILSMAVVVMCVGECTGCLPISFPKFLSGYGLLAVAMYVSATILWPLFQFDDQYFGKGSDATNEIAVAVLTGLNLLLYLADLAYSAKLVFISV from the coding sequence ATGCCTGTGATTGTGTTCCCATCCTCCCGGCTGTTCTGGGTTCGAGTCGCTGCGCTGCTCTTCTCTTGTGTTGCATTCAGTGTTGCATCCAAAGGAGTCTTTCTGTCCCGTGGAGGCATGTTTGACTGGTGCATGTTCTGCTGGGTGTTCAGCTTCACCTGCACcctgctggttctgctggtgGAGCTGTGCGGCCTCCAGACTCGGATCCCGGTGTCCTGGACGAATTTCCCAATCACTGTCGCCTGCTATGCTGCCCTCCTCTGTTTGTCGGCGTCAGTCATCTTCCCATGGTTTTACATCAGGAACCATACGTACTACGACAACAAGATCTATGACTATCGCATCACCGCCACAGTCTTCTCCTGTCTGTCAACAGTGGTTTATTTGGGCGAAGTGATCCTGTCCAAGGCCAGGCCAGGAGAGGTGGCAGGTTACATGGCCACAGCTCCGGGGTTGCTGAAGGTGTGCCAGACCTTTGTGGCCTGCGTGATCTTCATCCTGGTGAGCAACCCCGTGTCATACAAGGGATATCCTCCTCTACAGTGGTGTATGGCTGTGTACTGCATCTGCTTCATCCTCTCCATGGCTGTGGTGGTGATGTGTGTGGGGGAGTGCACCGGCTGCCTTCCCATCTCTTTTCCCAAATTCCTGTCAGGATACGGACTCCTGGCTGTTGCCATGTATGTGTCCGCCACCATCCTCTGGCCCCTGTTTCAGTTTGATGATCAGTACTTTGGTAAAGGCAGCGATGCAACCAACGAGATCGCCGTGGCTGTGCTTACTGGCCTCAACCTCCTGCTGTACCTGGCTGATCTGGCATACTCTGCTAAACTCGTCTTCATCAGCGTCTGA
- the LOC112139884 gene encoding myeloid-associated differentiation marker-like, which yields MSVLELLSSKLFWVRVAALLFSCVAFGVQKIGAFLPKGSPYDWCMFCWMFSFTCTLIVLLVDLCRIHTWIPMSWTNFPITVACYAALFCLSASVIFPLFFLRNKTYLNSKIKDYCIISTVFSCLATVAYLGEVILFKASSREEAGYMASAPGMIKVCQTFVACVIFLVKNLMSCGDLPPSLQWCMAVYCICFILSMAVVLMFVWDCTIHLPSMFPKLLSGHGFLSFVMYLSATILWPMYQFNDQYEDRDYSNKMAVAVFTCLNLLLYIADLAYSTKVVFIDISNADN from the coding sequence ATGTCTGTGCTTGAGTTACTGTCCTCCAAGCTGTTCTGGGTTCGAGTCGCTGCACTGCTCTTCTCTTGTGTTGCATTTGGTGTTCAAAAGATAGGAGCCTTTCTGCCCAAGGGTAGTCCCTATGACTGGTGCATGTTCTGCTGGATGTTCAGCTTCACCTGTACCCTGATCGTTCTGCTGGTGGACCTGTGCAGGATCCACACCTGGATTCCCATGTCCTGGACAAATTTCCCCATCACTGTCGCCTGCTATGCAGCCCTCTTCTGTCTGTCAGCGTCAGTCATCTTCCCACTGTTTTTCCTCAGGAACAAGACATACTTAAACAGCAAGATCAAGGACTATTGCATTATCTCCACAGTCTTCTCCTGTCTGGCAACAGTGGCCTACTTGGGAGAGGTGATCCTGTTCAAAGCCAGTTCCAGGGAGGAGGCAGGTTACATGGCCTCAGCTCCAGGAATGATAAAAGTGTGCCAGACCTTTGTGGCCTGTGTGATTTTCCTAGTGAAAAACCTTATGTCATGTGGAGATCTTCCTCCTTCTCTACAGTGGTGCATGGCTGTGTACTGCATCTGCTTCATCCTCTCCATGGCTGTGGTGTTGATGTTTGTGTGGGACTGCACCATCCACCTTCCCAGTATGTTTCCCAAGCTCCTGTCAGGACACGGATTCCTTAGCTTTGTCATGTATTTGTCCGCCACCATCCTCTGGCCTATGTATCAGTTTAATGACCAGTATGAGGACAGAGATTACAGCAACAAGATGGCCGTGGCTGTGTTTACCTGCCTCAACCTTCTGCTGTACATAGCTGACCTGGCATACTCTACCAAAGTCGTCTTCATCGACATTAGCAATGCTGACAACTGA
- the LOC112139889 gene encoding myeloid-associated differentiation marker homolog gives MEPPRVHVITLPSSPLFWVRATALVFSCVAFIVTRFAFLPPGDTIDWCLVSWMFSFIFTLSILLVELSRIKNQNPLFWSNVTITFASYAALFWLVTSITLPVLFIMNQMYSKNPNYCITATVFCYLATVAYLGEVILSKAMHKKEKGYMTTVLGMMKVFQTFVACVIIIIVSIPGSYNGCVPLQWCLAVYCICFILSMVVVVMCMWKKATPTCACLFYQSAYELLAVALYVTATILWPLYQFHKQHKSKGSESLNEIAVAVLTDLNLLIYTADLAYSIRLLKKAYLRENDITQ, from the coding sequence ATGGAGCCTCCCAGAGTACACGTGATTACGTTACCGTCTTCCCCACTGTTCTGGGTTCGAGCCACTGCACTGGTCTTCTCTTGTGTTGCATTCATTGTTACGAGATTTGCCTTTCTGCCTCCTGGAGACACTATTGACTGGTGCCTTGTCAGTTGGATGTTCAGCTTCATCTTTACCCTGTCCATTCTTCTGGTGGAGCTGAGCAGGATCAAGAACCAGAACCCTTTGTTCTGGTCAAATgtcaccatcacttttgcctcCTATGCTGCACTTTTCTGGCTTGTCACGTCCATCACCTTACCAGTGCTTTTCATCATGAACCAGATGTACTCCAAGAATCCAAACTATTGCATCACCGCCACAGTCTTCTGCTACCTGGCAACAGTGGCCTACTTGGGGGAGGTGATCCTGTCCAAGGCCATGCACAAAAAGGAGAAAGGTTACATGACCACAGTTTTGGGAATGATGAAAGTGTTTCAGACCTTTGTGGCCTGTGTGATCATCATTATCGTTAGCATCCCAGGGTCGTACAATGGATGTGTTCCTCTACAGTGGTGCCTGGCCGTGTATTGCATCTGCTTCATCCTCTCCATGGTTGTGGTAGTGATGTGTATGTGGAAGAAGGCCACCCCTACTTGTGCTTGTCTATTTTACCAATCAGCATATGAACTCCTGGCAGTTGCCCTGTATGTGACAGCCACAATACTCTGGCCCCTGTATCAGTTTCACAAGCAACACAAGAGCAAAGGCAGTGAATCACTCAACGAGATCGCAGTGGCTGTGCTCACCGACCTCAACCTCCTGATCTACACGGCTGACCTGGCATACTCTATAAGACTACTAAAAAAAGCGTATCTGAGAGAGAATGACATCACCCAGTGA
- the LOC112139883 gene encoding GTPase IMAP family member 2, producing MAAPNTLRITLLGKTGVGKSSLGNTILGNDAFTVKQFVKSEPSICKARSGFVHGRNITVVDTPGFFCTEGSEEELKQEILRCTTECAPGPHAFLLVFKTEKFTEQEEEVIAKIEEYFSAEVFKFCVIVFTHGDELTDNTRIETYISQNKRLSSLLEKCGGRCHVVDNKYWNQNQQDEYRNNQKQVEGLIQTIEEVVRQAGGGCYTTEMIQTCQRKQNPSVKRLFYYIIKFMRRYPIRVFLGVVMVIGVIFNYRRRSLQITQNHK from the coding sequence CACCAAACACTCTGAGGATCACTCTGCTGGGGAAAACTGGAGTCGGGAAAAGCAGTCTGGGAAACACCATATTAGGAAATGATGCGTTCACAGTCAAACAGTTCGTCAAGTCTGAGCCCAGTATCTGTAAAGCCCGGTCTGGGTTTGTTCATGGAAGAAACATCACTGTGGTGGACACTCCAGGCTTCTTTTGCACAGAGGGCTCTGAAGAGGAGCTGAAGCAGGAGATCCTGAGGTGTACCACAGAGTGCGCTCCTGGGCCCCATGCTTTTCTGCTtgtctttaaaacagaaaaattcacagagcaggaggaagaggTCATAGCAAAGATAGAGGAGTATTTCTCTGCAGAGGTTTTCAAGTTCTGTGTCATTGTTTTCACGCACGGCGATGAGTTAACTGACAACACCAGGATCGAGACGTACATCTCCCAAAACAAACGCCTGAGCAGCCTGCTGGAGAAGTGCGGCGGACGCTGTCATGTGGTCGACAACAAATactggaaccagaaccagcaggaTGAATACAGGAACAACCAGAAGCAGGTGGAAGGACTGATCCAAACGATAGAAGAGGTTGTGAGACAAGCTGGAGGAGGATGCTACACCACAGAGATGATTCAAACctgtcaaagaaaacaaaacccatcagtgaaaagattattttattacataatCAAGTTCATGAGGAGATACCCAATAAGAGTGTTTCTTGGTGTTGTCATGGTCATAGGTGTGATCTTTAATTACAGAAGAAGGTCTTTACAGATCACAcagaatcataaataa